gaatgtcttatgtatgtaaaaattaatttagcgAGTATTTCTGTAAATAGCAACGTTCACAACCATTACACTAGAAATTCTGAATCGCTTAGAGTGAACCAGTGCAATTATGCAAATACATTGAGCTGTTTTAAGGAGTTCGGTATAGGAGCTCATAATAAGCTTCCTGCACATTTAAAAGTGCTAGAAGTTGGTAATTTTAAAAGAGCCATAAAAAAGATGTTAATAGAAATATGTCCAtatagaaaagaggagtttctaatttgagggtattttgtttgatgtttgtatgcttgtgtttgtatttttatttcttcgAATGTTGCCTAAATACTTTTATTTACCATGTTTAATCtatgacgatgctatgcatttgtataaatgttttctgcaataaagaaatcttgaatcttgaatcttgaatcttgaatcttgccTTTGTTCCAAAAAGACAATAGACAGATAGACAGACATGAACGAAAGCGAGTTGatgtaaaaattgtaaatatcatgttttAGGCTATTTATTAATCAGCTGGAATCATGTGTCCACATAAAGTACAATCTGTATGATAACTCCCTAATGGCATAACCTGTTCTAAATAAATAGACAACTTttaaagtttctagcatgtcgaaaaatTCATGTtctctgctcgaaatgtctcgacattgacgaacataatgaattgaaaaataactataggtcggataaaaattatccagacaccaacagaaaggagacattctccccgttaatttgatatgaaattattacgcattacaaCGCCcaatgattctgagagaagtgatattcaaaagaaaaacaaatcttcgcgatgtttccagttttatcataacagttaaatttccttttaatccttcaaccctggaGCTTTTTTAGTACCggtactactaggatatcggggatgatattccaCATCCAATTCTGACATTGAATTGGacatttgagaaagttgcaattttacacgatttggaaaccctgtaatttcttcggatggagaaGTCTTAagttattttacacaaactatagatattgcatgcaattgataatccagctgaataaatgataaatcacgATACATTCGTTTCTTCTGCACTttcattgttatttttatatccttgaAGAGGACGTAGGAGTAAGTCGGTTCCGTTGTCCAACCAACTGAGTCTGTAAAAAGGcttgaagaatatgttttcaaaatttgaagctgattgatcgaaagttattgtagaacatacgaATAGACACACAAACGGACAACGATTATTGCCttgagtcaaaagtaagaactcgctgACGCTCGTTCCATTATCTCATATATGAATGATATCagatttatcaattattctaatAAGAGTGAATGAAGTTGAAGGGATTAAATATCTTTTCAGGCCCAGTCGAGTATTTTAGGAGACTAATAATGCGCAGATTTCAAACACATTTTATTCACATTCGAGCCGTTTTcctttaattattttcaaaaaaataactgTTTTCCAGTCAAACTTAATAATCAATTCTTGTTGAACATgggataaataatttatctttatatagttagaaaatataatattattggagCTGCAGTGTTCTAACTTGTGACAAAATATTCTTTGATTCATCGATAGAATATGTTGTCACAAGTTAGAACACTGCAGctccaataatattatattttttaactaTCCTGCCTTTTCTCGATCACTGTCACAGTATATATAAATAGTTAATGAAGATTTTCCCaactttaatatattatattcgaGGGaaatatcatttcaatttcaattccaatctATTCACCACATTACATTATCCATATGATTGAGATCCATACATATCTGATTGTGATTGGTATAGAATGAATAGTATACAAAAGTATAAATATACAgtcaaaattatattaaacaaaaaatagCATAACCCAAAAGAGTTAAATCTGAAAGCGTTATACACATACGGTTGTGCTGTGGTTgttgttattataattattttgaatggaGAATTACTGTAGGCTATTGTGTATAGAATAAACAGTATATCGCATGTAATATTCATCATATTGAGGAGAACTCTCATTATACATTGTAAACAGAGCATTATATTTAATACAAACCACTCAATCTCTCTAAACGTTCTTTCcgtttttcctcctcttctgcCAACTTCGACGCGGTTTTAACGCCTTCTCCCGACTTCTGCGTCTTCTCCATTATTGTACAGGCACGTAGAACAAATGCTGGGACCGTTTCTTGTTTTTCTTGTCTTGGGATGTCAACTAGGGTCCAATACTGCGTTTCAAGACGCACCACCTCCTGTCAAGTCACAAATAaccatattcattcattaaaccAATTACACACAATTCATCAACATCATTGGGGGAGGAACGACAgataacaatattttatatattagcAAATATTATCGTTATCTCAGATTTTTGAGAACAAATGagcagaaaattttcaaatttggtacaatAAAAGTTCAGCTTAGGTGCGAAAATTTAGCATTAGTAGGGCTTTGTCATATTATTAGCATTGGTAAAGCCAAATTATCTTTGTGACTTGACATATGCCCAAATTGGCTACGGTATTTTTAGCGTTTTTTGTCCATTTAGCAGGAtatttttgcgttttctcagctaaTTTGAACATTCAAGAGTAAACTAACTGgacatgttcaaatttggtacaaaaTTTCATGTAATGTGTAAAATTGTTATTTCAAAAGGGCCTTGGAATAACGCCAAAATATACGCCTAAAATCAGTGAGTTTCAGCGTTTTCCACAATTCTTCTACGTTTAAACAGATTTTATAAAAAGTaattaacagaaaatgttcagaTTTGGTGAATGAGTTCATCTAAGGTGTACCATTGTTGTATTGGAAGGACTTTGGAATGACACCAGAAATTATCGTTTTCcaccatttttttttgttttctgaGCTTTTTAAGATAAAGCTAgctcaaataaataaagaatgtaGATGAGAGGAGCGAGCCTGCTGGTCTCGTTTATGAAAACCAGCTGTGCTAATTCGTGTAcaaattttcttgaataatgTCTTGTTCTATCATCTTGTTCTGATATCCTATcaattatgattgattatttgtgaTTGTCATTGACGGGTTCCTTATTGGAACCgatcattgttattttgaaaaaaggaatatttatttttctattatggaGAACATTATCCTCAATTACTGAATTGTTATTTTCTTTAAAAAGGGGTTTTCACTccataatcattgaaaaaaaggtatttattcacaaaaaatgcTAAAATGAAGGATTATTCGATCACACAACACAATTCAATACTGATTCATATTGTTATGATTTGTGAATTATTGCTTGatttataagaaaataatataattatgcatTCATGACAAGAGGTTTCAGAAGTGGTAGATACAAAAAAACAGATGAACCAAGGAACTAAGAACCACAACtatgtttaaatgattaattttatttgattgtaATCGAATATCATCATACTTGTCACACTTTTATAACTGGTTGGTATTCTACTATATAGAAGAACTAATTTGTGAATCTCGTAGTTCAATTAGAATGCTGTATTGAAGTCTTGTCTAGAGGAAAcgtattttttacattttctccAAATTAAGTACACTAAGGTAAGCCTATAAGCCTTCCGTACTTGATTCTTCAGAGAGataatattaccgtatataATTCATCAATGTTCTTGCCttctatttcaatgaatatataGTTTATTGAATGTTCTTGCCTAGTATTTCAATAGAAGGCCACAGAGAAAacatatattataaacatattcATATTTCTCTCATTCGGATGGTCAATACTTTATTGACTTcttccaataataaattttgaccCTTGAGAGTGGCGTAGCCTGTAATTATTATTCGAAACCGATCGTGTCTTGGGGAAATCATAAAAGGATACTAGTTATAACAACCAATAACACATTTGTGTCTATAATGAATGCGAAAACAACTTTGCACGAAATTATAGTATTGAATCAAGTTTATACTTAGAATTATATAAAAGTTCTCAAGTATCCATttgaaatgatttatttatcCACCACGACACGTTTCGACTTTTCATAGTAATTTTAACgtatgaacattatattatgaatctaattttgttttttatcccATTCCCACTTGCAAATAGTTATAAATAGTCCCAGCACATATATGCGAATTGATAGGAGTGGTAAACTAAGTACATAATATAGGCTACGTATAGCCTACTATAtaaatgaaacatttcaaaagggttcttgagaattttcataattcaatcaATTGTATAGCCCTATGAGGAAAAGTGTATACCAGTTTATCCTTGTGTAGTTATCCAGTGTATATACTTACCTTGATCATAGCTTTAAGTTGTGTGTATCTTTGAAATACATTTCTAACAGATTTGCTTTGGGCATATTTGTCCATGAGAGTTACTAGTGCTCTCTTAGCTGTATCATACGATTCTTCGAGTCTGATTCTCACGGCCCGAAGTCTCTCATTCATAGATATCACCTCCTCCTTCGTGAGACCACCTGAAAACAATCGgcaattgaataagaataaaataaacaaaccaTGGAAAGTTATGTTTACTAGTTTTTTTCGTTATAGAAATGCTGAATTCATATAAGtctatttaatataataaacatCAAACAATGTGTAATGTCATTGTTTCAATACTAATTATTTGAAGGTATATAATACTTATTTTAAAGCGgttaatataaacatataatttatatttaaataactcGTCCTCTTTCAATTCCGCTGGAACTCGGAACGTCTGACCGCTGTCTGTGTGAACTCACCCTTATCGAGATTATTTGTAGCCAAAACATTACAGGACTGTACAATAGGACTATCTCAATTTGATAGTACTAAGTGATTCGATGCAGAGATAGGCTATCACTATTGAAGTGAGatttgaacaatattatcatcaattgtGGAATTCAACATCTGCTTATCAATTAACTTGTCAACAGCGTTCATAAGCTCTGGCAAGGTGACTGATAACTTTGAATAAGCCCTATATAACTATTATATGTATATACTATATTCAAACATCTCGCTTTGCTTTGCTTAACTTTTCTAGTTAAACTCAAGGTTTCCCAGTTTGACTTTGCTGCTGAAGCCAAACTCAATACTgtacataaatataatatgcTTACTATCAATATATTCATCTGTAAGTTCTCAACACTCttatgtagcctatttttcttgttcTTAGTATTTTGCAAATCTTTCTCAAAATCTTCCTGAACTACAAATGTATTGGTTGATGATTGAtgtattaatatcggggcaccgagcttcgctcgttatttatttattgacttttggtaaaccgaacacaattctttaaaatgattggggaagtactaacaggcaaagcccaaaaatgtttctttcccgaattttgattcatacactataaatagtccagaaagtggGTAGGTAAATAGATTCAagtgttccatacacttgaattcaggttcaattttctgttaaaaaatttggaaaaaaattagaatttagattgtatacaaaccaaattgaataacaaaataacactcactaatcacttgaaattgtaaaataatgatcaactttggaaattatgatatactccagTTTAGGAGGATTAGGTACTAATAGTTCTGTTCTGTTAGGTAcaaaagtgcgagataaattacttttaacaaggctctttctcgaagacggagaggtccgatgctctatcccccactaatcactcccactacctaaaAGGTAGtttagcagcattctccttcttttgtgtctgagtgagagagctttgtagcGCGACGCGACAACACTCCCCTccactggcaatgttccaagtagtgtactggtcagcaggtatattggtttgtgtatgtcacagagatgttttcatcacaagaacatgaagcaaaatgacacggcgcatccaattgtgcgcaggatgtctgtctgtgtctatgctacaaactgcggagggagaaatgagtttctcctcttcatgttgaaagtaatttatctcacactttagtagttctgtgaacagtggacctcacacagtattctcatccacaagtacctgattggaactatagacctatggaaatacagcaatagactggctcctCCACACTTCTGtgaaatcacttgtcagctgatttatgatgaataattctatagtctgatttttactttccttgccctattaccatagttaaggaaagtattgctttccgaaaaaaattaaggtacccaaatttctaaatttctatacgtttcaaggtcccctgagtccgaaaaagtggtttttgggtattggtctgtatttatgtgtgtgtgtgtgtgtgtgtgtgtgtgtgtgtgtgtgtgtgtgtgtgtgtgtgtgtgtgtgtgtgtgtgtgtgtgtgtgtgtgtgtgtatgagtgtatgtgcgtctgtgtacacgatatctcatctcccagttaacggtatgacttgaaatttggaacgtaaggtccttacactataaggatccgacacgaacaatatcgatcaaatgcaatccaagatggcggctaaaatggcgaaaatgttgtcaaaaacagggtttttcgcgatgtTCTCGGAAACgtcttcaacgattttgatcaaatttatacctagaatagtcattgataagctctatcaactgccacaagtcccatatctgtaaatatttcaggagcttcgccccatcaatgcaaagtgtgattttagattcccaattatcaggcttcagatacaatttgaacaaaaaagtttttctctccaattaatgtttagtaacattttctcctaatattgaaaataagctcgaatttCGAGGAAATGACATGTTTATTCAATGATGCaagctgttggcaactgttgattctattaaataattcactatcaagagatagcagacttcgtgtgtctgcagcgttattgtcctgtcaccagctgacagatctttgaatagtagacttgaaatgcgcgtgtacactagcatcaggtgatgaattttcataacggcaaggaaagttgtgtgagtctcccacaccagatttttcactcttgtaatagtgtgatattgagtgggtattattgtagttgtttttgtgtatcttattttatttttcaggtttttgaactggaatgaactttgattttactgtttgttgaaccctgcgtttttagtgtgagaaatGACTCTGTCTTGTTGGAATTTGATAACTTGTTGcctagttgtcaaaattaaagcaattttcgtgcattttccaattgcagtttcaatttcatgtcgaaaaagccactgtatttgaaaattgtacgagcattgacctttttgcagctttggcttttccactggaagttatgctcaacgctcgtggagggggaataattttcagtgaaaaggcgacagttcgaattgagacgtaactgggaaaacatgtaacggtgtgtgagcctcggtcctctgattgggcctatttcccattcagagggacaaattgttaagtttcctgctatcagtaatttttatctagatGAATACGAgtaggaaaccaaattttatagctagtaggagtagaatcaggaaattatttgtgcgtgtgagttcaagtatagtgagttttattaaagcgtatgtgagtgtttctgtagagtccaagtttgaatattgttaaaatggtgagtgccgaaaatttgttgtttttttcATTAAGCTTAAAATTTAGTACCGTACATAGAATACCCGAGGCCCGAatttagttgcagcaagttagcaggttcccaaaatgtatagattgaaattgtatattccttctttttctgagtaactctgtttgaaaatttgacatgatttctattgattcgttaatgagttcaataaacctgaggttgaatttaaaaaagtatttttcattaaagttcctggctcgtagttactatagttgctagaataggttacaatgatgataatctgtgcatttgaatgaacgaatacACTAAGAGCTCCCAACCAATAgaggattcaaataccggtagatgaattgatagcagtaaactttagcaaatattatagaagagaagaaacaaccccccctccgtttacattggtggccagcgctggtatagtctgcaagaatgactatcgaatcacatgtattcttatatattttatgttttggaAGATTAATCAAATAGAGAAAAAGATATCTCCGGTTacagaaatgatgtcaggtgtggtgtagggttaaaAATACCGTCACCGGTCACACTCTAATATTGatgtatggaggaggctcctttttccttttatattttccttgaaatgcaaaatttccaaaaaccttgtatacagagtgattcataattatggtaatagtatatttcgcacctagggccgagaatgagacttttccggctcgaaattggttttcaagtccgaggccataggccgaggactagaaaagattgagagccggaaaaacatttttgcccatggtgagaacgttatttttcgccacacagaaaaataaacaataaataaatatgaggaTGATTGTTTATTAgacacttccgaaagcaaaacagaaaggtcatagctctagcaaatctgaggtaatctgaatatcagaaaaTTATCCAaggatgtttattttttattctgatttgtcaaaataaccaaaaagattatgttcaattatataagaggttgagtttatacttttgtattcttacaaataacaataagatgatattgttgtaaatgttctgattcttgaataataaacacaagtaatgaaaagttttttgatcagctgttttagcacacttaaaatttgacaaatctgaatgtcaacgtcaacaatgcttgttgtcgttgacttcggaagtttaggttagaagttctatcctactctgaaaatcgaatttgaatagttcacaatatatatcttatatttatttcattcatccaaataaaatgatagtatcttattgcagaatacttattcaattctataagcataaactgattctgtttcataaaccattttgtaaacacgttcacatcaaatcagaatcagctgacttcaaggttattttacagccctagggccataaaaattttacc
The sequence above is drawn from the Nilaparvata lugens isolate BPH chromosome 2, ASM1435652v1, whole genome shotgun sequence genome and encodes:
- the LOC111054906 gene encoding uncharacterized protein LOC111054906 encodes the protein MGKGDKRGVVQKPEAGTNLVGKFTQSVRRIVQDVKDEGTASGLTKEEVISMNERLRAVRIRLEESYDTAKRALVTLMDKYAQSKSVRNVFQRYTQLKAMIKEVVRLETQYWTLVDIPRQEKQETVPAFVLRACTIMEKTQKSGEGVKTASKLAEEEEKRKERLERLSDMTTAQIESENTQMTNDLYRLLKKYTGLRNLIRELKTEYMNSKYYPIFPRYTILKDLIKDIMHNPDYMEVCHEVELV